In Thermocladium sp. ECH_B, one genomic interval encodes:
- a CDS encoding peroxiredoxin produces the protein MEEKKLGIVFASGAANRVCCVVVYAAAALSMGWRVTIHLVNEGLVAFRKDTANKVWSEKAMDYSIVIKEYEKNLGIFFNNAKDMLQQGKLQNWPEALADLKSTFGDKFHIYACPLAAATYGVKKEDLLDIVDDIKDANAFLEEVYGGVTMYI, from the coding sequence ATGGAGGAGAAAAAATTAGGCATAGTATTCGCATCGGGCGCCGCCAATAGGGTGTGCTGTGTCGTAGTGTATGCAGCCGCGGCCCTATCCATGGGGTGGAGGGTTACGATTCACTTGGTTAATGAGGGCTTAGTGGCATTCAGGAAGGACACTGCGAATAAGGTGTGGAGCGAGAAGGCAATGGATTACTCAATAGTGATAAAGGAGTACGAGAAGAACCTCGGAATATTCTTCAATAATGCCAAGGATATGCTTCAGCAGGGCAAGCTGCAGAACTGGCCTGAGGCATTGGCGGACCTAAAATCCACCTTTGGCGATAAATTCCATATATATGCCTGCCCCCTTGCTGCGGCAACATATGGAGTAAAGAAGGAGGATCTGCTTGATATAGTTGATGATATAAAGGACGCAAATGCATTCCTGGAAGAGGTATATGGCGGCGTAACCATGTATATTTAA